The following nucleotide sequence is from Cyclobacteriaceae bacterium.
ACCAACCTGTTTTGGTGAAGCTCTAAGATTTCCTGCAAATATTTATAAAACCAGTGTTGGATTCGTCCGGCATTGGTATTTTTATGCCTACCCCATTCCTCATCATGAAAATTTCTGATCGGATTCAACTACTCAAAACCAAACTCGAAGCTCAAAGGAAAAAGGACACCAAACTGGAAGTATTCGGCGCCGGAGACAATCCATACTATCGAATGGAAGGTCACCATTATAAATTGAACAAACCCTTAACCGAAAAAGAGATTGAGGCCACCGAAAAACTTATCGGCGTAGTGTTACCGGAAGAGTATCGTGAGTTTCTCAAGCTTGCCGGTGATGGCGGTGCAGGTCCGGCCTGGGGAATATTTGAATTGAAGGATGCTCATCCCGACAAGGCTTTCCTGAAGGAATACCCTGACTTCTGCAGCATGGAATTTCCGTATGACAATGTCTATGCGGATGCGATCATGGAAGACATAAAAGATGATCTTTCTCTTCGTGGTCCTTTCGACGATCCGTTCGGTGGGTTTATCAAGCTCGCAAACTACGGCCATGATCTGTCGGCCATCTTAATAACTTCCGGTGAACAATACGGCAAGATGTGGATGCTGGATGAGAATCAATCCATCACTCCATTCTATCAGAATATAAAAGACCGCGAAGCCAGCGTCGGCTTCCTGGA
It contains:
- a CDS encoding SMI1/KNR4 family protein, with product MKISDRIQLLKTKLEAQRKKDTKLEVFGAGDNPYYRMEGHHYKLNKPLTEKEIEATEKLIGVVLPEEYREFLKLAGDGGAGPAWGIFELKDAHPDKAFLKEYPDFCSMEFPYDNVYADAIMEDIKDDLSLRGPFDDPFGGFIKLANYGHDLSAILITSGEQYGKMWMLDENQSITPFYQNIKDREASVGFLDWYENWLDETLPDAPQPQF